A segment of the Nostoc sp. TCL26-01 genome:
CCGTGCATAGCAGGTAAAGTATCAGCAAAAATTAGTAAAGAGCGCACACCACCGCAGGTATGCCAGTCTACCTCTAATCCATCCAGACGTTCTCCACGGGCAACTCGTACCCCTGGCATTTGTTCATTGGGAATGGGATTACCTTCTGGATCTGTGAAGTGGTAAGCAGTGTGATATGCTTCGGCTGGTATGCCTTTGGGGAATTCTCCTCCGGCTAATTCATCAGCCGCACGATTGGCAAAAGTGACTCGCGCTGTCCCTGGTTCAATAAATAGCAGTGGTCTTGGCATCAGATTTAACACATCTTCTAGCCATTTTTGCTGATTTCGCAGTACTTCTTCCGCTTGCTTGCGCTCAGTAATATTCAAAAATGCGCCGATACATCCTCTCGTCTTACCTTCTTCATCAAATAATGGAGCAACATACTCTAATAGTTTAATCACCTGGCCATTTTCATGGACAACGTCGAGTTCATAATTCAAAACTTCTACACCGTGGGTAGCAGCATACTGCATTGGTAGTTCTTCTGATGATAGTTCTCGCCCTTCACGGTAAACTTTAAAGCTTGTAGGTTTTTCTTCAGGAGCAGCACTTAAAGAAGCATTATCATCAATAGAAATGCCCAATTGCCTAGCAAAAGCAGGATTAACTTTGATAGTTGTACACGCTGGATCTTCGGCAATGCCAATACCAACGGGAATAACTTCTAGTAAAGTTTGTAACTCATCAACCCGACGCTGTAAATCTTTGTTGAGTTGGAGGATTTTATCTTGTGCTTGTTTTTGCTCTGTCATGTTGCGGGTGACGGTGGCGTAGGCGATTGGCTCACCAGTAGACTTGTCAGCGATCGCAAACACGTGATAATCGACAGGTATAGCTTGTCCAGTTTGGAAATGACGAAAGCGGAATTCTCCTTGCCAGCGCCCTTGAGTGATGAGAATTGGTAAAATATGCTCTTGAAAATAAGCCTGGTCTTCTGGCATCACATATTCTGCGACTACTTTCTGTTTAACTTGTTCTAAACTGGTTAACCCTACTAATTTTTGCCCTGCTTGGTTAATGTAGAGAGATTGTCCTTCCAGGCTAGCAAAGCCAATAAAGTCGTGGCTATTTTCAATAATCGCAACTAATTTTTGTTGCTCTGTTTGTGCTTGTTTGCGTTCGCTTAAGTCCAGGATAAATGCTACTGACTCTTCTCGATTCTCCCCTAATAATACATAACCGACTAAAACCGGAACTCGGCTACCATCTTTATGAATATATTCTTTTTCGTAAGGTGTACAAGCTCCTTTAATATCTGCCTGAGCTTCAGCAATGCTTCGTTCATCTAAATAAAGATACTCTGGTGGTGTGATATTTTGCCAACTCAATCTACCTGCTAGTAAATCTTCCTGGGAGTAACCAATCATCGCTAAAAATGCGTCATTTGCTTGTTGGATACCGCCGTAAATATCACCAAACAAAATGCCAATGACGTTAGCATCAACGAAACTTTTCAACTTCTGTTCATAAGCTCTGAGTGAGGCTTGAGCGCGATCGCGTTGCTGGCTGAGGAGTTCGATCACCACGGCATTTTGCCAGATGATAATAGCAAAGATCACAATCAATAGTACGGCAAATACTGACACTGCAAAGGCTGTCCCATATTTGCCGATTCTTTGACCTTGCAAGATTAACCATCCCAACAAAAAAGGTACAATGATCGCTGCCAATAACAAGCGACGTGCATTCATACTTCCATAGCTGTTGCCAGTCAGTATTTTCATTAAACCCTGTTCTGCCCGCCCAAATAAAATACCTATACATAGCAGTATAAATAATAGTGCCGTTTGTAAGGTCATAGATGTAACATTAGGGCTATTTGTGTAAAAAAATTTTACTTTATAGGCATAGCCCACAACCACTTGTAAGGCGATAACACTAGCAACCAGGGTCAGGATCTGCGCATACCAGTAGCTGCGATGATTTTGGGGATAAATCAGGAGTAACAGCGCGATGCTGATGAGGAAGAAATTAACGGCTGTGTTTATTCTCATTATGGATGAGCATAAGCTCAACTGGCTGCAAAACAGTTGATTCATGCCGTTGTGCCAAGCAAATAAATATAAACCCAGCGTGAGTCCAGCCATAACTGTTACGGCGATCGCACAAACACCAGATATTAATTGATCATCAATAAACCTTAACTTTTTTTTAAAATCTTGAGCTAAGTTTAATCTGGGTTCTGGCGTTTGCTTCCTGACTAATAACCATAAGGTAATTCCACACAGCACAAAACCCAATGCTGCACTCAATTTCACTGGTGGATAATCGCCAAATAACCCTCTTTTAAGAATTTCAATATTTAGCCACCAACCAACTAATACCAAGCTGCCAAAAAAGACAGCGATCGCACTTACCAACCTTGCTACCAGTAAACTGTGCATACTTTGCAATCGCAGGCAGGTGATTTTTATCACTGAATCTATAACCGCGTTAAGTCTATTTTACTTTGTTTAAGATTTTTTGCGGTTGCCATAATTTCATATCCTAAGATTAAAATTAAATCACAGAAATTTTTATCTATCTATGTGCATATTTTTTGTGGCCAAATGCAGACAGCAGAAAAAAATCGCCGTCAAGCTTTGATCGCTGGACATTCGAGCTAGCGGCTATGTCTGATACTACTCTAGCGTCTAGCCCTGGTCATTTTTGATCCTTAATCCTTTATTAAGAGGCACAAAATTAAGAGTTAATGGCAGTAATATGACTGCAATCAATCACTGAGAACACTTGTTGTATTTTATGCAGTTTAATTAAAAACTAATTTTAATTACTCAGCAGATATAGGTTGGGTTAAGCACATCGCAACCCAACATCGATACTGAAAGCTTAACCGATATTTTGGTGTTGGGTTTCCCAAAGCCTCAACCCAACCTACCGATATTACGCGAGTTTTTTGTTAAGTATTCAACAAATGTTAACAATGCAACAAGTAAGTTAAACTCTTGTCAAGTAATTTGATAGAAAAAAGTGTCAAAAACCTCGAAAAACAAGGATAATCTCTACAAGGCATAAACAATAGAAGTTATTCACGCCGGACAAAATTTGTTGACAATAGACGGTTCCATATTCAGGTGATAGCTAACTCTTGAAAGCTGAAACTCAATAAACCTGAATAAGTTCTGATGGGGAGTAAATATTTAAGTGAATTGAATCAAATTTAGAGATCCATTGATGTTCTGTTGGTGTCAACAAAGCAGAGGATATCTTTCATCATCTGGGGTAGCAGCAAGAGTCACACCCCGCAATTTAACAGAAATTTCACAACAGATGACGCAGCATTTTATGACTAATAGCAGTGCAAATACAGCAGCCATACATTTAAGTCAAAAGTTACCTTCTCCATTGAAACGCCTAGCAGATTTAGCTTACAACTACTGGTGGAGTTGGAGTGGCGATCGCCTGGCGTTATTCCAAGCCATTGATCCCCAAGAATGGGAACGGTGCGGACATAACCCAGTCTCCATTCTCGAATCTGCAAGTTACGAACGTCTCACCCAATTGGCAGAAGATCCATTCTATCTCAAGCAAGTTTCTGCCTTAGCGCAGGAGTTTGACGAGTACATGAACCAAAAAGACACTTGGGTGAGTCGAGTCGCACCACAAGTTACCAAAGACAATCCCATCGCTTATTTTTGTGCAGAATTTGGTATCCATGAATCCCTACCAGTTTACTCTGGTGGTTTGGGAATTCTCGCTGGGGATCACCTGAAATCATCCTCAGATTTAGGTGTACCGATGGTAGCGATTGGCTTACTGTATCGCCAAGGTTACTTTCGCCAACGCTTAAGTCGTCAGGGTTGGCAAGAAGATTATTACATAGATAATATCTTTGACCGGATGCCCATTGAGTTGATGAAAAATCCTCAAGGGGAACCCCTAACAATTCAATTAGAGATTCGCCACAGACAGGTAAAAGTGCAAATCTGGCGAGTGCAAGTAGGACGAGTCAGCTTATATCTACTAGATAGCGATCGCCATGACAATGATCCCATAGATCGTTGGCTGACTGGACACTTGTACGGCGGTAACTCAGAAACTCGCATCGCTCAAGAAGTCGTCTTAGGAATTGGTGGTGTCCGCGCCTTAACAGCCTTGGGAATCAAACCCTCAGTCTACCACCTCAACGAAGGACACGCGGCTTTCTGTACTCTAGAAGTTGCTCGTCAAGAAATCGAACGCACTGGCAAATCCTTCTACGATATCGAAGCCACCGTCCGTAATAGTTGTGTATTCACCACCCATACACCCGTTCCCGCCGGTCATGATGTCTTCTCACCCGACTTAATCGACTCCTACTTCGCGCAATACTGGCCACAATTGAGTCTATCCCGCGAACAATTTTTAGCATTAGGCGCACGTCGATTAGGCGATCCCTGGGAACCCTTCGGGATGACTGTCTTAGCCTTGCGGATGTCCCGTGCTTGTAACGGTGTGAGTGAACTCCACGGTCAAGTTTCTCGCAAAATGTGGACAGTCCTGTATCCTCATCGTTCAGAAGACAAAGTACCCATTGGTTATATCACTAATGGCGTTCATGCACCGACTTGGACAGCACCATTGTTAGCCGACTTGTACAATCAATACCTGGGTGCAGACTGGAGAACTCACGCTGTTGATCCCCAAATGTGGGCAAAAGTTGACAATATTCCTGACGAGGAATTGTGGTCACGTCATCTGATCCTCAAAGAAAGATTAGTAGCTTACACTCGATATAAAGTCAGGAAAGCGCGGGAACAACGAGGTGAAGACTATCAACTCATCCAAGCCAGCGATAGTTTACTTGATCCCAAAATCTTGACAATTGGTTTTGCTAGACGCTTTAGTCCCTACAAACGCGGGGATTTGATTCTCCGTGACGCACAACGGGCGCTGAAAATTTTCAGCAACGCCCAACGTCCAGTACAAATTGTCTTTGCTGGGAAAGCGCACCCAGCCGATGAAGAAGGTAAGCGGATTATCCAACGCCTGATGGAATGGTGTCATAATTCCGGTATTATCAACCGAGTTGCCTTTATTGAAGACTATGACATTTACACCGGACAAAAACTAGTCCAAGGCGTAGATGTATGGCTGAACAATCCCCGTCGTCCCCTAGAAGCTTCCGGAACAAGTGGACAAAAAGTCTGCTTCAACGGCGGGATCAATTGCAGCGTCCTGGACGGCTGGTGGTGCGAAGGCTATCAAGCTGGTGCAGACGGTAAGGGGATCAACGGTTGGGCAATTGGGGAAGATGCTCATACAAGCGATCAAGAATTACAAGACCGCATTGACTCCCAATCTCTTTATCATCTACTAGAAGAGGAAATCGTTCCTCTATACTACGATCAAGATGCCCAAGGTATCCCCCATCGTTGGGTGCAGATGATGAAAGCATCGATCAAAACTAATGCACCCCTATTCAATACAGACAGAATGATTGCCGATTACGTTACCCAGGTGTACGTTCCCGAAATTTCCACTGTCGTACAACCAATTTTGGCTAAAGTTCTGCTCTAAGTAATTACAAGTTTCCTGGTTCGGTCAAGGGGTAGGTCATCTACCCCTTTTTTATTCATGAGCTAGTTTCCAAAACCAATCACTACGACGATGAGAAATATAGCAAGGGACTGGGGACTGGGGACTGGGTGAAAAGTCTTTTGGTGTCTAAGTTTTATTATCTCTTGATGTCCTAACCAGCTTGGCTGTTGCTATATCTTTAAGGCTGATATCATCATCAGCAACCAAAGTGGCTTGGGTAGAGCGATGATTGGCGTTACTACTCAAACCCCAGCCTATGTCCCATAAATCAGGATAAAATTATTGGCAGGTAGATCCACTGTTTCTTTCAATGCCAGTCCATAGTTATTAGCAGCTTTGCTAATGTCTGCAATATCTTTGAGTCCCCATTCTGGGACTCCGTAGGAGCGAAGCGTCCGGTCAAATTCCTCATTTGATGGGGTTGTAAACGTACCATTGACTTTGAATGGACCGTAAATATATAAAGACCCACCCTCACTTAAATGGCTTGCAGCTATGTTGGCAATGCCATCAGCAATAGCAACGGGTGCGACCTGAAAGATATTGATGACGAAAGCGGCATCAAATTTTTTGCCCTCTAAAGCAGACCATGTTTCTGGTGCAGTCAGATCCAGCTTGATGGGCGACTGAACGTTTTTAGCACCTGTTTGTTGGGTTGATTGTCTAATCGTTTCCAAGACTTCCTCGTTTAGATCAGAGGGCTGAAAATTCAGATTCGGAAAATGGGGCGCAAAGTAATGAATGTGAAAACCGCTACCTGAAGCAAACTCCAGAACCTGACCTTTGCCCTGAGGAAATTTATCCTTAAAGACATTCAGAATTGGATTACAGTTACGTTTACCTGCCCAAGCAACATAAGGGCTTAATGGATGTGGATCAAGGGTTGGCTTTTCATCAAGTGAAGGAATTTCTTCAGTATTAGATAATTCTAGTTGAGACATCGTTATTTCTGTATTGTATTAATTTGCATTCAGTTCCAAGGCGGCCGTTTATCGAGAGGTAGTCAAATAAAACGGAGAACCAATATCAGCACTAGCTTCTTTCGTGACAATGCCGTCAAAAAGCTTTACCGATAGCGTTCCATTGATTTGCTTGGTAAATGGAATCAATAAACCATCAATGTAATTTTGGGCATTCTTAAGCGAATCAAATTCATAGAATCCGCCAACAGTATTGGTATTGATTCCGCTTAACCAAGTCTTAGAGATTAATCCTGCAAACTTTTTCATTTCCGCATTGATTGGCACCCAATCAATTTCGGTGAATGGCACTGAAACTTGATACTCAGCATAGATAAACACCTGACTCATAATCTTGATCCTGCAATTTTACAACGTCCGTAGAATCTTGAAATAAATCGTTTGTAGCGATAAAATCCGCTTTGTCGGTGGAGACATTAACAAAGGAATTGTTTCACTTTTTTAGCTTGAAGGAACTTTTTTTCGATATTATATTTGACATTATCTCACAGCAAACGTGGTGTTAGCTTTTCATTTTTGAGATAGGGATTAATTTTGTCATGACTAATCTGCTCTAAATGATCTGTCTTTCTTTGTGACAGTGTAATTAATCTGACTACTTAATAGCGATCGCAGCTAAAATTCTTTGTCAAAGAAACAGTAGAGACGTTGCATTGCAACGTCTCTACATAATTTATATGTATGATGATTAACATGAAATGGTATTAACTAGGGAAACTTTTTATCCCGTACTTCTTGTGCATAATCTTGAACAGCTTGAGTAATCGTCTGTCGCAAATTTGTATAGACTTTGGCAAAGGGTGGCTGTTTTTCTAATAACCCAAGTACATCAGATGTTACTAAAACTTGTCCATCACAATGAATTCCAGCACCGATACCAATTGTAGGAATACTAATTTTTTGTGTAATCTGCATTGCCAAATCTGCGGGTATATGCTCCAGTAGCAAGGCAAAAGCACCTGCTTGTTCGAGAGCGATCGCTTCTTGTAAAATCCGGGTACTGGCTGCTTGTGTCTTACCCTGTTGTCGTAATCCCAGTTGATGTACTGATTGGGGTGTCAAACCTACATGACCCATAACTGGTATTCCTGCTTTGACTAACCGAGCCACAGTTTCTACCATTTCTGGATAACCACCCTCTAATTTTACCCCTTGCGCTCCCGTCTCCTTCAACACCCTACCCGCCGAATGTATTGCCTGTTGGATACTTTCTTGATAACTCAAAAACGGTAAATCAACCAGCAAAAAAGCTCGTTTCACCCCGCGACGCACAGCTTTAGCATGGTAGATGATCTCATCTAAAGTGATGGGCAATGTAGTTT
Coding sequences within it:
- the glgP gene encoding alpha-glucan family phosphorylase encodes the protein MTNSSANTAAIHLSQKLPSPLKRLADLAYNYWWSWSGDRLALFQAIDPQEWERCGHNPVSILESASYERLTQLAEDPFYLKQVSALAQEFDEYMNQKDTWVSRVAPQVTKDNPIAYFCAEFGIHESLPVYSGGLGILAGDHLKSSSDLGVPMVAIGLLYRQGYFRQRLSRQGWQEDYYIDNIFDRMPIELMKNPQGEPLTIQLEIRHRQVKVQIWRVQVGRVSLYLLDSDRHDNDPIDRWLTGHLYGGNSETRIAQEVVLGIGGVRALTALGIKPSVYHLNEGHAAFCTLEVARQEIERTGKSFYDIEATVRNSCVFTTHTPVPAGHDVFSPDLIDSYFAQYWPQLSLSREQFLALGARRLGDPWEPFGMTVLALRMSRACNGVSELHGQVSRKMWTVLYPHRSEDKVPIGYITNGVHAPTWTAPLLADLYNQYLGADWRTHAVDPQMWAKVDNIPDEELWSRHLILKERLVAYTRYKVRKAREQRGEDYQLIQASDSLLDPKILTIGFARRFSPYKRGDLILRDAQRALKIFSNAQRPVQIVFAGKAHPADEEGKRIIQRLMEWCHNSGIINRVAFIEDYDIYTGQKLVQGVDVWLNNPRRPLEASGTSGQKVCFNGGINCSVLDGWWCEGYQAGADGKGINGWAIGEDAHTSDQELQDRIDSQSLYHLLEEEIVPLYYDQDAQGIPHRWVQMMKASIKTNAPLFNTDRMIADYVTQVYVPEISTVVQPILAKVLL
- the panB gene encoding 3-methyl-2-oxobutanoate hydroxymethyltransferase yields the protein MSVTTQQLIQWKQQGRSIVALTAWDYAIAQILDAAGVDLILVGDSMAVVWGHETTLPITLDEIIYHAKAVRRGVKRAFLLVDLPFLSYQESIQQAIHSAGRVLKETGAQGVKLEGGYPEMVETVARLVKAGIPVMGHVGLTPQSVHQLGLRQQGKTQAASTRILQEAIALEQAGAFALLLEHIPADLAMQITQKISIPTIGIGAGIHCDGQVLVTSDVLGLLEKQPPFAKVYTNLRQTITQAVQDYAQEVRDKKFP
- a CDS encoding DUF938 domain-containing protein is translated as MSQLELSNTEEIPSLDEKPTLDPHPLSPYVAWAGKRNCNPILNVFKDKFPQGKGQVLEFASGSGFHIHYFAPHFPNLNFQPSDLNEEVLETIRQSTQQTGAKNVQSPIKLDLTAPETWSALEGKKFDAAFVINIFQVAPVAIADGIANIAASHLSEGGSLYIYGPFKVNGTFTTPSNEEFDRTLRSYGVPEWGLKDIADISKAANNYGLALKETVDLPANNFILIYGT
- a CDS encoding PAS domain S-box protein: MHSLLVARLVSAIAVFFGSLVLVGWWLNIEILKRGLFGDYPPVKLSAALGFVLCGITLWLLVRKQTPEPRLNLAQDFKKKLRFIDDQLISGVCAIAVTVMAGLTLGLYLFAWHNGMNQLFCSQLSLCSSIMRINTAVNFFLISIALLLLIYPQNHRSYWYAQILTLVASVIALQVVVGYAYKVKFFYTNSPNVTSMTLQTALLFILLCIGILFGRAEQGLMKILTGNSYGSMNARRLLLAAIIVPFLLGWLILQGQRIGKYGTAFAVSVFAVLLIVIFAIIIWQNAVVIELLSQQRDRAQASLRAYEQKLKSFVDANVIGILFGDIYGGIQQANDAFLAMIGYSQEDLLAGRLSWQNITPPEYLYLDERSIAEAQADIKGACTPYEKEYIHKDGSRVPVLVGYVLLGENREESVAFILDLSERKQAQTEQQKLVAIIENSHDFIGFASLEGQSLYINQAGQKLVGLTSLEQVKQKVVAEYVMPEDQAYFQEHILPILITQGRWQGEFRFRHFQTGQAIPVDYHVFAIADKSTGEPIAYATVTRNMTEQKQAQDKILQLNKDLQRRVDELQTLLEVIPVGIGIAEDPACTTIKVNPAFARQLGISIDDNASLSAAPEEKPTSFKVYREGRELSSEELPMQYAATHGVEVLNYELDVVHENGQVIKLLEYVAPLFDEEGKTRGCIGAFLNITERKQAEEVLRNQQKWLEDVLNLMPRPLLFIEPGTARVTFANRAADELAGGEFPKGIPAEAYHTAYHFTDPEGNPIPNEQMPGVRVARGERLDGLEVDWHTCGGVRSLLIFADTLPAMHGYAATCILVFQDISNIKQAEKALSIGYQRLQLLFSIANDLLSSQQPIALLDNCFHKLAEQIGLDAYFNYLVEENSQMLRLASYKGIDDKLAQKIKWLAFGQAVCGTVAQYRYPIAVENVQQSTDPTTEIVRSVGITAYYSYPLIAQGRLLGTLSFGSRTRTSFTDNQKSMMQAVCDQIAIAMERAALITSLQQQTEQLTQANRMKDEFLAILSHELRSPLNAILGWAQLLRSRKLNETQTNKGLETIERNAKNQTQLIEDLLDISRMIRGNLRLNVRTCNLVPIIEAAMETIHLAAQAKEIDLQFSLENIDKNNSEFMVSGDSERIQQIMWNLLSNAVKFTPPGGKVKVNLVKIIEGSKYAPTANNYAQIQVIDTGIGISSSFLPYVFDRFRQADSSSTRSHGGLGLGLAIVRHLVELHGGTVHVDSAGEQQGATFTVKLPLLCLHKVVTAEPVNQTTDSLTPLPLCTSLLGIKVLVVDDEADSRDFVTTVLEQCQAQVQAVASVQEALQVIAEWQPDVLVSDIGMPQEDGYSLIQKVRSLPPEQGGNIPAAALTAYARAEDRMRAIQEGYRLHLPKPIEPAELATVVASLIGRR
- a CDS encoding YdhR family protein, whose translation is MSQVFIYAEYQVSVPFTEIDWVPINAEMKKFAGLISKTWLSGINTNTVGGFYEFDSLKNAQNYIDGLLIPFTKQINGTLSVKLFDGIVTKEASADIGSPFYLTTSR